The Corynebacterium camporealensis genome contains a region encoding:
- a CDS encoding GNAT family N-acetyltransferase gives MTALSIHRAGVEDAEALVALSKETFTETFGHLYAPEDLASFLESAYDLGKHKRLLADADYAVWLLELGDNTVGYVLAGPCSLPYEKVQETDGEIKRLYILSDYQAGGYGARLMNTALGWLGEKTIWLGVWSENYGAQRFYNRYGFNKVGEYYFEVGEHRDLEFIFRKDS, from the coding sequence ACTGCTTTGAGTATTCACCGTGCCGGAGTCGAGGACGCTGAAGCCCTCGTGGCGCTATCGAAAGAGACCTTCACAGAAACCTTCGGGCACCTCTACGCGCCAGAAGATCTGGCTAGCTTCCTTGAAAGCGCTTATGACTTAGGTAAACACAAACGCCTGCTTGCCGATGCCGATTATGCGGTGTGGCTGTTGGAGTTGGGAGATAACACGGTTGGCTATGTACTCGCAGGACCGTGCAGCCTGCCGTATGAAAAAGTCCAGGAAACGGATGGGGAAATCAAACGCCTCTATATTCTGTCTGATTACCAGGCTGGTGGTTACGGCGCGCGCTTGATGAACACCGCCCTGGGGTGGCTCGGAGAGAAAACCATTTGGCTAGGTGTGTGGTCAGAAAACTACGGTGCACAGCGCTTCTATAACAGGTACGGCTTTAACAAGGTCGGTGAGTACTACTTCGAGGTCGGCGAACACCGCGACCTGGAATTCATTTTCCGCAAGGACTCGTAG
- a CDS encoding PH domain-containing protein yields the protein MEASKVADWTFFEEVPIPQDVTELLVQGEQAVCAFKTFRDSAIFTTKRLIVRDAQGIRGKKVEIYSLPYSAINMWSSESAGSLLDANAEIELWTRAGDIKIKIGPKCDVRRIDTLIAHAVLNNF from the coding sequence ATGGAAGCTAGTAAGGTTGCAGATTGGACATTCTTTGAGGAAGTGCCCATCCCGCAAGACGTAACAGAACTGCTCGTACAAGGCGAACAGGCAGTGTGCGCTTTCAAAACATTTCGTGACTCAGCTATTTTCACCACCAAACGCTTAATTGTGCGTGACGCGCAAGGCATTCGGGGCAAGAAAGTAGAAATCTATTCCTTGCCCTATTCGGCAATCAACATGTGGTCATCCGAGAGCGCAGGATCCCTACTCGACGCCAACGCAGAAATCGAACTATGGACTAGAGCAGGAGACATCAAAATTAAGATCGGCCCTAAGTGCGATGTGCGCCGCATCGACACGCTGATCGCCCACGCAGTTCTCAACAACTTCTAA
- a CDS encoding SLC5/6 family protein: MNQSSTSPATASSGEQKHNSNIEWAISLFGTAVGAGILFLPINAGSFGFWPLLIATILIGPMTYFSHRGLARMICASPRQGDDITEVVTDYFGDKAGLLISILYFFAIYPIVLIYGVSITNTVDSFIVNQLNGPSIPRALLAFLLVGIMTIVFAFSQNIVLKVTQFLVYPLIFALGAISLYLIPRWDFASFMEVGTTDWRMVGAVALIIPVMVFSFNHSPAISQFSLAMVRAHGKEKGSENASRTLVITAILLTVFTMFFVWSCTLALGADGMQEAREQNLPVLSYLANETGVPVLAFISPLIAIAAIVSSYFGHVLGTTEGGNYLVRRAAPGLAKKLSRSQINTAVHVFIFVTAWIVAIIDPSILGLIEAIGGPFIASILYLLPMYAIHKIDALEQFRGRASNYFVVIAGLVAVGATIWSLFV, from the coding sequence GTGAACCAAAGCTCTACCTCCCCCGCCACTGCCTCCTCCGGCGAACAAAAGCACAACTCTAATATCGAATGGGCGATCTCCCTCTTCGGCACCGCCGTGGGCGCAGGCATCCTCTTTCTTCCGATTAACGCAGGTAGCTTCGGCTTCTGGCCGTTGCTGATTGCCACCATCCTCATCGGCCCGATGACCTATTTCTCCCACCGCGGTCTCGCGCGCATGATCTGCGCCTCCCCGCGCCAGGGTGACGACATCACTGAGGTGGTCACCGACTACTTCGGTGATAAGGCTGGCCTGCTGATTTCCATCCTCTACTTCTTCGCCATTTATCCCATCGTGCTGATTTATGGCGTCTCCATCACCAACACGGTCGACAGCTTCATCGTCAATCAGCTCAACGGCCCGTCCATCCCGCGTGCCCTCCTGGCATTCCTCCTGGTCGGCATCATGACCATCGTTTTTGCCTTTAGCCAAAACATCGTGCTGAAGGTCACCCAGTTCCTGGTCTACCCACTGATTTTCGCCCTCGGCGCCATCTCGCTCTACCTCATCCCGCGCTGGGACTTCGCTTCCTTCATGGAAGTCGGCACCACCGACTGGCGCATGGTCGGCGCGGTCGCACTCATCATCCCGGTGATGGTCTTCTCCTTCAACCACTCCCCTGCCATCTCGCAGTTCTCCCTGGCAATGGTGCGCGCCCACGGCAAAGAAAAGGGCTCAGAAAACGCCTCCCGCACCCTGGTCATTACCGCCATCTTGCTGACGGTATTCACCATGTTCTTCGTCTGGTCCTGCACCCTGGCACTGGGTGCGGACGGCATGCAGGAAGCCCGCGAACAAAACCTGCCCGTCCTGTCCTACCTGGCTAACGAAACCGGCGTACCGGTCCTGGCATTCATCTCCCCGCTGATCGCCATCGCCGCAATCGTCTCCTCCTACTTCGGCCACGTGCTCGGCACCACCGAAGGCGGCAACTACCTCGTCCGCCGCGCCGCACCAGGGCTGGCCAAGAAACTCTCCCGCTCGCAGATCAACACCGCCGTCCACGTCTTCATCTTCGTCACCGCCTGGATCGTCGCCATCATCGACCCATCCATCCTGGGACTTATCGAAGCCATCGGCGGACCATTCATCGCGTCCATCCTGTACCTGCTGCCGATGTACGCCATCCACAAAATCGACGCCCTCGAACAGTTCCGCGGCCGCGCCTCCAACTACTTCGTGGTCATCGCCGGCCTCGTCGCCGTCGGCGCCACCATCTGGAGCCTGTTCGTCTAA
- a CDS encoding AbgT family transporter: MATATSQSSEKTKKSWLDKFLTGVEKLGNKLPEPFTLFLGLFLITGLASSIMAWQGVSVIVPGTEEELAVKGLFTGEGMTWLTTTMGENYIGFPPLVTVLPILLAVGVAERSGMLSALIRQLFGSAKKAVLPYAVGVIGVTASVMADAAFVVVPPLAAMVFKAAGRHSVAGLIGGFAAVGAGYSTALVPTSLDALFAGITNAVMDTLPGTDYTDVNAVSNYFFNIASSIVLGILAGFITDRIIEPRMWKQDVPTEQRAVEEGDEEEEEIKAELSGTEKRGLVITIVAVLILTALILLAVLPTASPWRNETTGFLPSSPLLDSIVFIVFIYFLVMGITYGLVVGTVRSIKDIVDMMMGSLKDMLSFLVLAFILGQFVALFSWTGIGTWTAVKGAAFLETIGLTGFPAILAFIILASCLNLLIISGSVMWTLMAAVFVPLYALLGYEPAFVQAAFRVGDSATQIITPLNPYMIVILGMLQRYEKDAGLGTLMSRLIPYVIPFFLAWTILLAIWFYVDLPLGPGNSIMMEG; this comes from the coding sequence ATGGCTACTGCAACATCGCAATCATCAGAGAAGACCAAGAAGTCATGGCTGGATAAGTTCCTGACCGGAGTGGAGAAGCTGGGCAACAAGCTGCCCGAGCCTTTTACTCTCTTTTTGGGACTGTTCCTGATTACAGGTTTGGCCTCGTCGATTATGGCGTGGCAGGGCGTATCCGTCATCGTGCCGGGTACAGAAGAAGAACTTGCGGTCAAGGGTCTATTTACCGGTGAGGGAATGACCTGGCTGACCACCACAATGGGCGAGAACTACATCGGCTTCCCGCCGCTGGTGACCGTCCTTCCTATTTTGCTGGCTGTCGGTGTGGCAGAGCGTTCCGGAATGCTCTCCGCATTGATTCGCCAGCTTTTCGGTAGCGCGAAGAAAGCGGTGCTGCCGTACGCGGTCGGCGTTATCGGTGTGACTGCATCGGTCATGGCCGATGCCGCATTCGTCGTGGTGCCACCGCTGGCCGCCATGGTGTTTAAGGCCGCCGGCCGCCACTCGGTCGCAGGTCTTATCGGTGGCTTCGCCGCCGTGGGCGCGGGTTATTCGACCGCACTGGTGCCGACCTCCCTGGACGCGCTGTTTGCGGGTATCACCAACGCGGTGATGGATACCCTGCCGGGTACTGACTACACCGACGTCAACGCGGTGTCGAACTACTTCTTCAACATTGCTTCCTCGATTGTGCTGGGTATTTTGGCCGGTTTCATTACCGACCGCATCATTGAGCCGCGCATGTGGAAGCAAGACGTGCCGACTGAGCAGCGCGCTGTTGAGGAAGGCGACGAGGAAGAAGAAGAGATCAAGGCTGAGCTCTCGGGCACCGAAAAGCGCGGCTTGGTGATCACCATCGTCGCGGTGTTGATTCTGACCGCACTAATTTTGCTGGCGGTGCTGCCGACGGCTTCGCCGTGGCGCAATGAGACCACCGGCTTTTTGCCAAGCTCACCGCTGCTGGACTCTATTGTCTTTATTGTCTTTATCTACTTCCTGGTCATGGGTATCACTTATGGCCTGGTGGTCGGCACGGTGCGCTCGATTAAAGACATCGTGGATATGATGATGGGCTCGCTGAAGGACATGCTGTCCTTCCTGGTGCTGGCGTTTATTTTGGGCCAGTTCGTCGCACTATTCTCGTGGACCGGTATTGGTACCTGGACTGCGGTGAAGGGCGCGGCCTTCCTGGAGACTATCGGCCTGACCGGCTTTCCGGCCATCCTGGCGTTTATCATCCTGGCGTCCTGTTTGAACCTGCTGATTATCTCCGGTTCGGTAATGTGGACGCTGATGGCGGCAGTCTTCGTGCCGTTGTACGCGCTGCTGGGCTACGAGCCGGCGTTTGTGCAGGCAGCCTTCCGTGTGGGCGACTCTGCAACGCAGATCATTACGCCTTTGAATCCATACATGATCGTGATTTTGGGTATGCTGCAGCGTTATGAGAAGGACGCTGGTCTGGGCACCTTGATGTCGCGATTGATTCCTTATGTCATTCCGTTCTTCTTGGCCTGGACCATCCTCCTGGCAATTTGGTTCTACGTGGACCTGCCGCTGGGACCTGGCAATAGCATCATGATGGAAGGATAA
- a CDS encoding M20 family metallopeptidase has product MTAPQTPSTAYLDNMEELIAARVAAASPPPPMGETYPGQDELWDKAAKLADATTDDLRHIVFDLHANPEVAFEEHRSMAVLADFLEERGHSVERGVFGVETAFCTEVTSPGYDPDKHPTVAIMAEYDALPGIGHACGHNVIAAAGVGAYLVAAELLKNSDVPGRIVLQGTPAEEGHTGKEYMIRGGSLDGVDAAVMIHGFGYDIASHAWVGRRSATIDFHGVAAHASSQPFMGRNALDAANLLYQGLGLMRQQLPPSDRLHAIVKKGGERPSIIPQETQVEVYARSLQTRSLLDLSQRVDEIAKGAAMMAGCGVEIHWDPHPMSLPVRNNETLAARWARTQARRGRTALPANTVPDTVAASTDFGNVSHLVPGIHPMVKVSPTDVALHTSEFERWSATDEAVEAAVDSAAGLAQVALDFLADEALREEAHAEFGRHGAVSVQELLHREQA; this is encoded by the coding sequence ATGACCGCCCCACAGACCCCCTCGACGGCCTACCTGGACAATATGGAGGAGCTCATCGCCGCCCGCGTGGCAGCGGCTTCTCCGCCCCCGCCGATGGGGGAGACCTACCCGGGCCAAGATGAACTGTGGGATAAAGCTGCAAAGCTTGCCGATGCCACCACGGACGACCTGCGCCACATCGTCTTCGACCTGCATGCCAATCCGGAAGTAGCTTTTGAAGAGCATCGCTCCATGGCGGTGCTGGCTGACTTTCTGGAAGAACGCGGTCACAGTGTGGAACGCGGCGTCTTCGGTGTTGAAACTGCCTTTTGTACTGAAGTCACCAGCCCGGGGTATGACCCGGACAAGCACCCGACCGTGGCAATCATGGCGGAATACGACGCCTTGCCTGGTATCGGTCACGCGTGTGGCCACAACGTGATTGCCGCAGCTGGCGTGGGTGCTTACTTGGTGGCAGCGGAGTTGCTTAAGAATTCGGACGTGCCCGGCCGCATCGTCTTGCAAGGCACTCCTGCTGAGGAAGGCCACACGGGCAAGGAGTACATGATTCGCGGCGGCAGCCTCGATGGGGTGGATGCCGCAGTGATGATTCATGGCTTTGGCTATGACATTGCCTCCCATGCGTGGGTGGGGCGTCGCAGTGCGACGATTGATTTCCACGGCGTGGCAGCGCATGCGTCTTCGCAGCCTTTTATGGGGCGCAACGCACTGGATGCGGCGAACTTGCTCTACCAGGGTCTCGGCTTGATGCGGCAGCAATTGCCGCCCAGTGATCGCTTGCACGCGATTGTGAAGAAGGGCGGCGAGCGCCCATCGATCATTCCGCAGGAAACCCAGGTGGAGGTCTATGCTCGCTCGCTGCAGACGCGTTCGTTGCTGGATTTGTCGCAGCGCGTTGATGAGATTGCCAAGGGAGCTGCGATGATGGCTGGCTGCGGTGTCGAAATCCATTGGGATCCGCACCCGATGTCGTTGCCTGTGCGCAATAACGAAACACTGGCGGCACGCTGGGCGCGTACGCAGGCGCGCCGGGGCCGTACGGCCTTGCCAGCTAACACTGTGCCCGATACGGTGGCGGCGTCGACGGATTTCGGCAACGTCTCGCACCTGGTGCCAGGCATTCACCCGATGGTGAAGGTCTCACCAACCGATGTGGCGTTGCATACCTCGGAATTCGAGCGTTGGTCCGCCACCGATGAGGCGGTGGAGGCAGCGGTGGATTCGGCTGCGGGACTGGCCCAGGTTGCCTTGGACTTCCTCGCCGATGAGGCTTTGCGGGAGGAGGCACACGCAGAGTTTGGCCGCCATGGGGCGGTATCGGTGCAAGAACTATTGCACCGGGAGCAGGCATAA
- a CDS encoding siderophore ABC transporter substrate-binding protein: MRTRRFMVAAVAASSLVLASCSQAEESADNAEQTAADSTAAADSQELIIEDNFGEKTVQLPAQRVAVTDNRAFEQLADWDVPVVAAPLNLVPDTLSDKLNEDTVEFNMGNHREPDLEALVAAEPDLVINGQRFAQYQEDIEGLVEDVPVLDFTPREDKDMAEELIRQTEAMGQLFDREEEAQQEIDDFNEALERAKNAYEPGKKVMAVNTSGGEINYIAPGKGRFFGPFFDMLGLEPALEVADGTDDHEGDDISVEAIANSNPDWIFIMDRDGAVANDEEGYVPGQQLVEDSAALQNVTAVKDGNIVAAPADTYTNENIITYTETLNAIADAFEAQ; encoded by the coding sequence ATGCGTACTCGTCGTTTCATGGTGGCTGCGGTTGCAGCTTCGTCTCTGGTTCTGGCGTCCTGCTCGCAGGCAGAAGAGTCTGCCGACAATGCAGAGCAGACCGCCGCTGACTCCACCGCTGCTGCGGATTCCCAGGAGCTGATCATCGAGGACAACTTCGGCGAAAAGACCGTGCAGCTGCCAGCACAGCGCGTTGCTGTCACTGACAACCGTGCATTCGAGCAGCTGGCTGACTGGGATGTTCCGGTTGTCGCTGCACCGCTGAACCTGGTGCCGGACACCCTGTCCGACAAGCTCAACGAAGACACCGTTGAGTTCAACATGGGCAACCACCGCGAGCCGGACCTGGAGGCCCTGGTTGCTGCAGAGCCAGACCTGGTTATTAACGGCCAGCGCTTCGCTCAGTACCAGGAAGACATTGAAGGTCTGGTGGAAGACGTGCCGGTTCTGGACTTCACCCCGCGTGAAGACAAGGACATGGCAGAAGAGCTCATCCGCCAGACTGAGGCTATGGGCCAGCTCTTCGACCGTGAGGAAGAAGCACAGCAGGAGATCGATGACTTCAACGAGGCTTTGGAGCGCGCCAAGAACGCTTACGAGCCAGGCAAGAAGGTCATGGCTGTTAACACTTCCGGTGGCGAGATCAACTACATCGCACCGGGTAAGGGTCGCTTCTTCGGTCCGTTCTTCGACATGCTCGGCCTAGAGCCAGCACTCGAGGTTGCCGATGGTACCGATGACCACGAAGGTGATGACATCTCCGTGGAGGCTATCGCTAACTCCAACCCGGACTGGATTTTCATCATGGATCGTGATGGTGCAGTTGCTAACGACGAAGAGGGCTACGTCCCAGGTCAGCAGCTGGTAGAGGACTCCGCCGCACTGCAGAACGTCACCGCAGTCAAGGACGGCAACATCGTTGCTGCCCCGGCAGATACCTACACCAACGAAAACATCATCACTTACACCGAGACCCTGAACGCAATTGCAGATGCTTTCGAAGCTCAGTAA
- a CDS encoding ABC transporter permease, whose protein sequence is METTTRPRLWDWKLVIGIVVVLGLLVLSLLVGQYDVFGTEDGREMFGITRVPRTIALVLAGAAMAMSGLVMQLLTQNRFVEPTTTGTTEWAGLGLLFVLVFFPQADILGKMVGAVIFSFVGTMVFFAFLRRVTLRSSLIVPIIGIMLGAVVSAVSSFFALMTDMLQQLGIWFMGSFTSVYQGQYEVLWLVLLVLIAVFLFADRLTVVGMGEDVATNVGLNYNRLLLLGTGLIAIATGVVTVVVGSLPFLGLIVPNVVSMIRGDDLRSNLPWVCLLGIGIVTVCDLLGRTIIAPFEMPVSVILGIVGAVVFITLIVRSTRAK, encoded by the coding sequence ATGGAAACGACCACTCGCCCCCGCCTGTGGGATTGGAAACTGGTAATCGGCATCGTCGTGGTGCTGGGTCTACTCGTCCTTTCCCTGCTGGTAGGGCAGTACGACGTGTTCGGCACCGAGGACGGCCGCGAAATGTTCGGCATCACTCGTGTTCCGCGCACCATCGCGCTGGTTCTCGCCGGCGCGGCCATGGCAATGTCGGGTCTGGTCATGCAGCTGCTGACCCAGAACCGCTTCGTCGAACCCACCACCACCGGTACTACCGAGTGGGCAGGCCTGGGCTTGTTGTTCGTTCTCGTCTTCTTCCCGCAGGCCGACATCTTGGGCAAGATGGTCGGTGCGGTGATCTTTTCCTTCGTCGGCACGATGGTCTTCTTCGCATTCCTGCGAAGGGTCACGCTGCGCTCTAGTCTGATCGTGCCGATCATCGGCATCATGCTCGGCGCCGTCGTTTCTGCTGTCTCCAGCTTCTTTGCCCTGATGACCGACATGCTGCAGCAGCTCGGCATCTGGTTTATGGGCTCGTTTACCTCGGTCTACCAGGGCCAGTACGAGGTCCTCTGGCTGGTTCTGCTGGTACTCATTGCGGTGTTCCTCTTCGCTGACCGCCTAACCGTGGTCGGCATGGGTGAAGACGTTGCCACCAACGTTGGTCTGAACTACAACCGCCTGCTGCTGTTGGGCACGGGTCTGATTGCGATTGCCACCGGTGTGGTCACCGTCGTCGTGGGCTCGCTGCCTTTCTTGGGACTGATTGTTCCCAACGTTGTGTCTATGATTCGCGGCGATGACCTGCGCTCCAACCTGCCGTGGGTCTGTCTTTTGGGCATCGGTATTGTTACGGTGTGTGACCTACTGGGGCGTACGATTATCGCGCCTTTCGAAATGCCAGTGTCTGTCATCCTGGGCATCGTTGGTGCCGTTGTGTTCATCACGCTGATTGTGAGGTCCACTCGTGCTAAGTAG
- a CDS encoding iron chelate uptake ABC transporter family permease subunit, with protein MLSRAPLKTASGSAAIGKRYWIILATVWIVAIGCAFGLLAYDNPMEFGTRQFWLIAERRADAVIAMLIVAVCQAMATVSFHTVTNNRILTPSIMGFESLYVAINTATIFFLGASGLTEARNVGTFLFQMGIMILLSLALYSWLLTNNKHNMHAMLLVGVVIGGGLGSLSTFMQRMLTPSDFDILTARLFGSVNNAETEYYPIAIPLVIIATVLLLLNSRRLNVIALGADVARNLGVNHKTHAIYTLILVSVLMAVTTSLVGPMTFLGFLVATLAYQFTDTYDHRYIYPMAVGVAFLVLTGAYFLMQHVFYAQGVVSIIIELVGGSVFLFVILRKGRL; from the coding sequence GTGCTAAGTAGAGCTCCACTGAAGACAGCGTCGGGTAGTGCGGCCATCGGAAAGCGCTACTGGATCATTCTGGCCACCGTATGGATTGTGGCCATCGGCTGCGCCTTTGGCCTGCTGGCGTATGACAACCCGATGGAGTTTGGCACCCGCCAGTTCTGGCTGATTGCCGAACGCCGCGCTGATGCCGTCATCGCCATGCTGATCGTCGCTGTGTGCCAGGCCATGGCTACCGTGTCTTTTCATACTGTGACGAATAACCGCATTCTCACGCCCTCGATCATGGGCTTTGAATCGCTGTACGTGGCCATTAACACCGCGACCATTTTCTTCCTTGGTGCATCTGGTCTGACAGAAGCCCGCAATGTCGGCACCTTCCTGTTCCAGATGGGCATCATGATCCTGCTGTCGCTGGCGCTCTACTCGTGGTTGCTGACCAACAACAAGCACAACATGCACGCCATGCTGCTAGTCGGCGTGGTCATCGGTGGTGGCCTGGGCTCGCTGTCGACATTCATGCAGCGCATGCTGACCCCGTCGGACTTCGATATTTTGACTGCGCGCCTGTTCGGCTCGGTCAATAATGCGGAGACCGAGTACTATCCGATCGCCATTCCGCTGGTGATCATTGCCACCGTGTTGTTGCTGCTGAACTCCCGCCGCCTCAACGTCATCGCACTGGGTGCTGATGTGGCCCGCAACCTCGGTGTGAACCACAAGACCCACGCGATCTACACGCTAATCCTGGTCTCTGTGCTCATGGCCGTGACCACCTCGCTGGTCGGCCCGATGACCTTCTTAGGCTTTTTGGTTGCTACCTTGGCCTACCAGTTCACCGATACCTACGACCACCGCTACATCTACCCGATGGCAGTAGGTGTGGCCTTCCTGGTTCTGACCGGCGCGTACTTCCTGATGCAGCACGTCTTCTACGCCCAGGGCGTGGTGTCTATCATCATTGAGCTGGTCGGCGGCTCCGTATTCCTGTTCGTCATCCTCCGAAAGGGCAGACTGTGA
- a CDS encoding iron ABC transporter ATP-binding protein, which produces MIKLRNVQKAYSSETHIGPINLQIPEGGITALVGPNGAGKSTMLTMIGRLLGMDDGQIEVAGYDITTTKSSDLAKIVSILRQENHFVTKLTVRQLVGFGRFPYTKGRINKHDEEIISKYIRFLHLEQLQNRYLDELSGGQRQRAYVAMVLCQETDYVLLDEPLNNLDIAHSVEMMKHLREAARELGRTVIVVLHDINFAARYADYVCACKDGQIVAFGPTEEIMQEHILTPIFNTPIKVIDGPDGLLACYH; this is translated from the coding sequence GTGATTAAACTGCGCAACGTCCAGAAGGCTTATTCTTCTGAGACGCACATCGGACCCATTAACCTGCAGATTCCCGAAGGTGGCATCACCGCACTGGTGGGCCCCAATGGTGCAGGCAAGTCGACGATGCTGACGATGATCGGCCGCCTCCTTGGCATGGATGATGGCCAAATTGAAGTCGCCGGCTACGACATTACGACGACCAAGTCTTCTGACCTGGCCAAAATCGTATCCATTCTGCGCCAGGAAAATCACTTCGTCACCAAGCTGACCGTGCGCCAGCTCGTCGGCTTTGGCCGTTTCCCCTACACCAAGGGCCGCATCAACAAGCACGATGAGGAGATTATCTCCAAGTACATCCGCTTCCTTCATTTGGAACAGCTGCAGAACCGCTACTTGGATGAGTTGTCTGGTGGTCAGCGCCAGCGCGCCTACGTTGCCATGGTTCTGTGTCAGGAAACGGACTACGTGCTTCTCGATGAGCCACTGAACAACCTGGATATCGCCCACTCTGTGGAGATGATGAAGCACCTGCGCGAAGCCGCACGCGAGTTGGGCCGCACCGTCATCGTGGTGCTGCACGACATCAACTTCGCTGCGCGTTACGCCGATTACGTCTGTGCCTGCAAGGATGGCCAGATTGTCGCCTTCGGTCCGACCGAAGAAATCATGCAGGAACACATCCTTACCCCGATCTTCAACACTCCGATTAAGGTCATCGACGGCCCCGACGGTTTGCTGGCCTGCTACCACTAG
- a CDS encoding aminotransferase class I/II-fold pyridoxal phosphate-dependent enzyme: MTVKRLQDFTETVFTTYSRLAVEHDAVNLGQGFPDSDGPPRMLEIAREEIAQGNNQYPPLRGQPVLIDAISQHYNVPNDHITVTAGATEAIAASVLGLVEPGSEVIVIEPYYDAYAAATALAGATRVAVPLKQVGNTWDLDVPAIKGAVTDKTAMVVINSPHNPTGSVFTREALEDLASVCVDNDLLVLADEVYEHLTFGSEHVSIQSLPGMDTRTIKVSSAAKSYACTGWKTGWAIADPKLLEGVLAAKQYLSFVSGSPFQPAVAHALTEEDNWLKDMVTELEECHDILAVGLTKAGYDIFDTNGTYYIVADVHQDADEFCRKLPETKGVAAIPLTAFTDEPEPWHTKVRFAFCKQPDVLKEAVKRLLA, encoded by the coding sequence ATGACTGTTAAACGACTCCAAGACTTCACCGAAACCGTCTTTACGACCTATTCCCGCCTCGCCGTAGAACACGATGCCGTAAACCTCGGCCAGGGCTTCCCTGACTCGGACGGCCCACCACGCATGCTGGAGATTGCCCGCGAGGAAATCGCCCAAGGCAACAACCAATACCCTCCACTGCGCGGGCAGCCCGTGCTTATCGATGCCATCTCCCAGCACTACAACGTCCCAAACGATCACATCACCGTGACCGCCGGTGCGACTGAAGCCATCGCCGCTTCCGTCCTGGGACTAGTTGAACCTGGCTCTGAAGTCATCGTGATTGAGCCTTATTACGACGCCTATGCCGCCGCCACTGCCCTGGCTGGCGCTACCCGCGTTGCTGTTCCTCTCAAGCAAGTCGGTAACACCTGGGACCTCGACGTCCCCGCTATCAAGGGCGCTGTTACCGATAAGACCGCCATGGTCGTTATCAACTCCCCGCACAACCCCACCGGGTCTGTGTTTACTAGGGAAGCCCTGGAAGACCTCGCGAGTGTCTGCGTCGACAACGACCTGCTCGTGCTTGCCGACGAAGTCTATGAGCACCTCACCTTCGGCAGCGAACACGTCAGCATCCAATCCCTCCCGGGAATGGACACCCGCACCATCAAGGTCTCTTCTGCTGCGAAGAGCTACGCCTGCACTGGTTGGAAGACCGGCTGGGCCATCGCTGACCCTAAGCTCCTCGAAGGCGTTCTCGCCGCCAAGCAGTACTTAAGCTTTGTTTCTGGTTCTCCATTCCAACCCGCCGTTGCCCATGCTCTTACTGAAGAAGACAACTGGCTCAAAGACATGGTCACAGAACTCGAAGAGTGCCACGATATCCTCGCCGTGGGACTGACCAAGGCCGGCTACGACATCTTTGATACCAACGGCACCTACTACATCGTCGCCGACGTCCACCAAGACGCCGACGAGTTCTGCCGCAAACTACCGGAAACCAAAGGTGTTGCAGCCATCCCGCTGACCGCCTTCACCGACGAGCCGGAACCCTGGCACACCAAAGTACGCTTCGCCTTCTGCAAGCAACCAGACGTCCTCAAAGAAGCCGTCAAGCGACTACTCGCCTAA
- a CDS encoding DUF3239 domain-containing protein encodes MKIFKFEVDEAFAKKNNELLRDSARLRNSGLVLGLLLVVGGAALWMGVDAAWAFTIGLGMILFGIIVAIIGVVASRKVGTAQELYDTYPLAPAVIAEVNERDMVLMALVNTNVDPNLPPRWGACLRTVSRIPGLRKRTVGTKIPVAAVSGQRSTKGSDHWQQITPMPIAWGTPDAETVTIARKAVPDDQWNRLERARKRLNDVKATRYDLLVL; translated from the coding sequence ATGAAGATTTTTAAGTTTGAGGTCGATGAGGCCTTTGCGAAGAAGAACAACGAACTCCTGCGCGACTCTGCGCGCTTGCGGAACTCCGGTCTAGTACTCGGACTGCTCCTCGTAGTCGGCGGTGCCGCGCTGTGGATGGGAGTAGACGCCGCCTGGGCCTTCACCATTGGCCTGGGCATGATCCTGTTTGGCATTATCGTCGCCATCATCGGCGTAGTTGCCTCCCGTAAGGTCGGTACCGCACAGGAGCTTTACGACACCTACCCGCTCGCCCCGGCAGTAATCGCTGAGGTCAACGAGCGCGACATGGTGCTCATGGCTCTGGTCAACACCAATGTGGACCCGAACCTCCCGCCTCGCTGGGGCGCATGCCTGCGTACTGTCTCCCGCATCCCGGGCCTGCGCAAGCGCACCGTGGGTACCAAGATTCCGGTCGCTGCAGTATCTGGTCAGCGCTCGACCAAAGGTTCTGACCATTGGCAGCAAATCACCCCAATGCCTATCGCATGGGGTACCCCGGATGCTGAAACTGTCACCATTGCTCGTAAGGCCGTCCCTGATGACCAGTGGAATCGCTTGGAGCGTGCCCGCAAGCGCCTCAATGACGTCAAGGCCACTCGATACGATCTGCTGGTGCTCTAA